The Prionailurus bengalensis isolate Pbe53 chromosome D3, Fcat_Pben_1.1_paternal_pri, whole genome shotgun sequence DNA window caacaaTAGATAAATAACTGTGGTTATTCGTGTGATAGAATAAAATGCAATAGAAATACAGGAACAGGGCAACTGTCAGTATGGACTACTCTACACTTCTAGTATagcaaactagaaaaaagaagaaacatctcCAATTTGATAAGGATCATCTGAGaaaaaaactcacagctaacatgtTAACGATGAAATATTCAAgacgtacccccccccccaccccaaggtcTGGAGCAAGACATGAGTGCCCTGCCTGTTATCACCACTTCTAATAGCATTGTACTGGGGGACAGTGTGGCCAGTGCAGTAAGGATAGTGGTTGATagattggaaaggaggaagagaaaccatCCTGCTCATGCACAATAACATTGTCTATAAGGTCCTGAAGAATCTACAGAAAAGCTCAGGGAACTAAGGGGGTTCAGCAATATCGCAGTAcacaaggtcaatatacaaaggtcagttgtatttctatatgctacCAATGAGCagttggaaaatgaaattttaaaaaatcttcaccatttttaatagcattcaaaaacataaaatgctgaggggcgcctgggtggctcagtcggttaagcgtctgactttggctcaggtcataatctcacaatttgtgggttcgagccctgcatcgggctctgtgctgacagctcaaagcctggagcctgcttcagatctctctctctctctctctctctctctctctctctctccccccccacccctcccctgcttgcactctctctttctctttcaaaaataaataaacatttttaaaattttttttaatttttggggcatctgggtggctcagttaagcatctgacttcagctcaggtcatgatctcatggtttgtagtttcgagccctgtgtcaggctctgtgctgacagctaggagcctggagcctgtttcagattccatgtctccctctttatctttcccctgttcactgtctctcaaaataaatattaaatttttttaaaaagttaattttttgggggcgcctgggtggcgcagttggttaagcgtccgacttcagccaggtcacgatctcgcagtccgtgagttcgagccccgcgtcaggctctgggctgatggctcggagcctggagcctgtttccgattctgtgtctccctctctctctgcccctcccccgttcatgctctgtctctctctgtcccaaaaataaataaacgttgaaaaataaaaataaaaaaaaaaagttaattttttttaatttttaaaacaattttaaaaaattaaatatctaggGCTAAAAGTAAAGATGTGCGAGACCGTCACACTAAAAAAATACAGATCATTGCTGAGAGAAGtaaaaactggacagagacatcaTGTTTGAAGACTAGAAGACTGAAGTCCCTGCAAATTTATCTCTAAATTCGGTGCATTCACTTCCCAGACATTTTTATGAGAATTGACAAGCCGAGTCTAAAATTTCTACAGACGTGCAAAAGATCCTCACATCATAAACCATAGTTAAGTCTGAAATGGACTGGAGGTTGAAATGTGAACTAAGATACCATGcaagtggtgcctggctggctcaatcagaggagtgtctgactcttgatcttagggtcatgagttccagcccccacgTTGAtcatagagattacttgaaaaaataataatagaactaTGCAAATGTTAGACGACATGGGTAAGTTTCCTCAATAACCTAGAAGTGAGGAGAACTTTCCTAACCAAAATCCAGAATCAATACAGGCAGGTACAATGTTACAACCAGTGTATGGATAGCAAAAGAAACACCATGAACAAAGTAAAAGACAAACAGTAAAGATCTCAAAGTGAAAATGCCAACCGAGGAAGAAGAAAACCCTACAATCCTACATTTTTCAGATACGCAAATGATATGAGTagtttacagaaaaagaaaggtaactggcacttaaatataaaaatatccttaactttggggtgcctgggtggctcagttggttaagcatctgactcttgatctcagctaaggtcttggatctcagggtcgtgagtttgagccccacacagggctccttAACCTTGATCATAAgataaatgcatattaaaactgCACTGAAGTGCCATTTCTCACCTCTCAGACTGACAAAAATCCCCAGACTGACAAAAATCCCCAGTGTGACAACAGGGGACATATCCAGTGATGGTGGGAATGGAAAGGGCAGGTCTCCAGCACTATCCTGTATGGAGCCAGCCTTGACCCACAATCTCATTTTTAGGAATGCATCTCAAAGACTAtctggaaaaatacagaaaagtgttAGCAGAAGGCTTCTCATTGAGTTATTGATGTAATATAGCAAATCATGGGaatccacccatgtcattgcagtTCAGTAAAGGACACCACTTCTCTGACACTGCTCAGAGCCAGGTGCtaaaagaggagcagagaagtCCATGTGTTCACCTAAGAAGGGAACAGGTTGTGactgggaagagggaagaggttGTGACTGGATATATTTCACTTagctaaggggaaaaaagaagagtccATTAAAACAATCAAATGTTTCCTCTAAGGGAATGCAGGCAAGAGGGTAGAGGGCACAGGGATAAAAGCTAGACTTCCCCAAAACATCTTCTTTCATGGATTTGATTCTGtaattataaactataaaaaataaagacaaatataaataaaaaacttggaagaaaaaaaaataatgcaatgcctaaaaactgaaagcaaatcaCACTCATGAAGatggctattatttttaattttttaaagtttatttatttagagagagagaaagcatgagtgcgggagaaggagagaaacagaatcccaagcaggctctgaactgtcagcctagagccctaagtggggctccacctcacgtgagatcatgacctgaatggaagttgGACCCTCAAACAACTAAGGCAcgcatttttccttatttttaaaacttaaaccaatgttggtgaggatgtggagaaatcggaaCCCTTGTGatctgctggtggaaatgtaaagtgcagcagccactgtggaacagAGTAGAGCAGGTCCTCAGAAAATCAAACACAGAAGTACTAATcgagcaattccacttctgtgtacacacccaaaagaagtgaaagcagagactcaaatatttgttcacagaagcattatttaCCACAACCACagggtggaaacaacccaaatgggcatctatgcatgaatgaataaacaaaatggttAGCAACAAAATGTTATAATGAATGGCTAAACAAAATGTTTACACCAATTAAAAGTAttaaagggggggcacctgggtggctcagtctgttaagcgctGGACTCGATTTCttgccatgatctcaaggttagtgggtttgagtctgcattgggctctgtgctgacagtgtggagcctgcttgggattctctctctctgcccctcccccacgcgtgcgcgcgcgcgcgcgcgcgcgctctctctctctccccacctctctctctcaaaataaaattcttttaaaagtaaggtatgagagggacacctggttggctgaGTTAAGCAcaggactcttgatttaagctaaCATCATCCGtagtctcacagttggtgagtttgagccctgtgactGGCTGTGTgttgactgtgcagagcctgcttggaattctctctctctctctctctctctctctctctctctctctctctctctctaaaaatagataaataaatttaaaaaattaaaaataaatttaaaaaaaataagccatcGTTTGAGAATATCTTTACAACTCCTAGGCAAGTGTCAAAcacaaccaagccacccaggcaccccaagaacgaAATCCATTTAGGACACAGCACGTTAAGTCTTAAGTTTGATAGAATTTTATACACAGGATTACATAAACAAATTTAACTCCCAAAAGACTAAAAAAACACcaacaaatcaataagaaaacgaTTATTTGGAGGCCACAGCAAAAACCTGTGTGCCGCGCCGGCAACGAGATACACGGAACAATTTTACTACCAAAAAATGTAACGGGTAAAAGTAGGGCAAAATGAAACTCAAGGTTCATCATTTCCACTAAGCAGAGCATTTCACATGAGTAAAAAGATGAGTCCTCACAAAGACTGCAGTGGTGAGCTGCACGTGCACTGCCAGCAGGGCTGGGACTTCCGGAAAGCGGGGCGGACCACAGGAGAGGAATGCCCGGACCCGCACCGAGAAGAACCGACCctgaaaaaaaacaagagatacTGTGGGGAACTAAATCACCCCCAAGCAGCCGGGCCAGAGGAACCACGGATCTCCACGGAGAGGACTTGACCGGcctgctcccccaacccccaggctCACTAGCAGGGAAAAAGCAAGTTTAGCAAAGGATACTGGCCAACTTCCGAGTTGGCTCAGGCGTGGCAGCAGGGGCTGTAGGAAAGGGGACCCCTCCCGGGAGCTCCTTGGTGCGAGCCAGCCCAAGGCGCCGGTGTCAGACGAGGACGCACCCTGCTCACTCCCGAGTCGCGGGCTCCGCCGAGAGGCGCCCTGGACAGCCTCTGCAAACTTAAGCACCGCCTGGAAGGCCCAGCACCCTCTGCGCCGGAGGTGCCAGGGCCGCTGGGCCGAGCGACACattacaccccccaccccaggagtcTCCCCTCGGCCTccccccaggcgcccagaaaCCACACAGGAGACAGAAGTGCTTAGTGCTTGTGGCCACGGCCGGCATGATGCGCGTTAGGCGGGCAGCAGGCCGCGCGCGCGCAGTTGGAGCAGCGGGGACAGAGTGTAGCGCAAACCACGGAAGGCTGCGTCCAAGTCGAAGCGCGGGAGCCCCCCGCGGAGGGCGGAGGGGTTCACCAGCATCAGGCAGAGCATAGGCAGCGCCAGGAAACCAAGCGGGAGCAACAGCAGCGTCTGCAGCGCGCCCAGAGCCCACAGCCTGCGGACCCAAGGACGGACGGACAGACGGGCAGTGGCGGGCAAGACGCCCAGCGCGCCCGCCGCCTGCCACTGGCTCACCTGAGGCCCGCTCCGCAGGTGCCGCCGAAAAGCCGCCTCTCCTACGGAAAGACGGAGCAGCGTCTAGCCCAGCGCCGGAGCGGAGGGCGCCGCGAGGTCCGGGTCTCTCAAGGAGCGGGAGGGAATCGTAGGGGACCAGTCTCCCGCAGGGCGGGTACGGGGGTTGCGATTCCGTCGGGGGGCGGGCCCTCGAGGGCAGGTGGGACCCCGTGGGTGTGGGTATCTCCCATGTGTTGGGTCCCGACTCCAGCGCGCCCCGCCCAGGGCCCGCGCTCACACAGTCAGCCTTGGCCACCTCTTCCATGAGCGAGCCCGCGCAGTCCTGCATCCGTCGAGGCTGGGAGTCGCACCTGCCGGGAAGGGCATCGAGGTGGACGATCTGCCTCGGTTCCACAGCCACCCCACCTTACCCCCACAGTCCTGAACCCCTTACAGTTCCGGGCCGCCCCTCGAGGCGTCCAGCGTAGCCGCCGCCTCCATCACCTTTCCCTGCAGCTCCTGGACGGGGAGGGAGTAAGGCCCCAGGACTCGCAGAGGagatctgggggtggggtggggcggggagagagaggagcagctCTGGGGGTGGAGGAGTGGGAGCCACAGTGGAGTCGGAGGTGAGCTGCTCTTGGGACTGAGGGGGGTCGTACCTGCAGGACTCCGCTCTGCTCCTGAAAGCTGGCCCAAGCCTCCTCCGTCCGCTGCACGCCCTGGGATGTGGGGGGCCCTGATGAGACTTGGGATAATAACCCCTCTCCATCCTGCACCTGCCCAGGCTCCACCCACACTCGAAACCGACACTCTCCCTCAAACCCCAGCTTCGCTCGCACCTGCCGCAGGCCCTCTGCCTGCTTGGCGTGCTTGGCCTCCACCATCTCCAGTTGTTTCTTCCGACGGATCCAAGGAATGTCA harbors:
- the TMEM191C gene encoding transmembrane protein 191C isoform X4; translation: MAESQELLLQLQKDNRDGRLRKQELEELVRGLEAESESLTGRLQDLRERERSLQRKRSQAARAQRGEAREAARERAERARALLEAAEQHKQDLEQHNRQLQEQWEELSSQLFYYGGEQLSQQRAEQQLGTQLMALQKQLEMVEAKHAKQAEGLRQGVQRTEEAWASFQEQSGVLQELQGKVMEAAATLDASRGGPELCDSQPRRMQDCAGSLMEEVAKADCERRLFGGTCGAGLRVGSSRCGSGHSSPVVRPAFRKSQPCWQCTCSSPLQSL
- the TMEM191C gene encoding transmembrane protein 191C isoform X1; this encodes MAESQELLLQLQKDNRDGRLRKQELEELVRGLEAESESLTGRLQDLRERERSLQRKRSQAARAQRGEAREAARERAERARALLEAAEQHKQDLEQHNRQLQEQWEELSSQLFYYGGEQLSQQRAEQQLGTQLMALQKQLEMVEAKHAKQAEGLRQGVQRTEEAWASFQEQSGVLQELQGKVMEAAATLDASRGGPELCDSQPRRMQDCAGSLMEEVAKADCERRLFGGTCGAGLRLWALGALQTLLLLPLGFLALPMLCLMLVNPSALRGGLPRFDLDAAFRGLRYTLSPLLQLRARGLLPA
- the TMEM191C gene encoding transmembrane protein 191C isoform X2, which translates into the protein MAESQELLLQLQKDNRDGRLRKQELEELVRGLEAESESLTGRLQDLRERERSLQRKRSQAARAQRGEAREAARERAERARALLEAAEQHKQDLEQHNRQLQEQWEELSSQLFYYGGEQLSQQRAEQQLGTQLMALQGVQRTEEAWASFQEQSGVLQELQGKVMEAAATLDASRGGPELCDSQPRRMQDCAGSLMEEVAKADCERRLFGGTCGAGLRLWALGALQTLLLLPLGFLALPMLCLMLVNPSALRGGLPRFDLDAAFRGLRYTLSPLLQLRARGLLPA
- the TMEM191C gene encoding transmembrane protein 191C isoform X3 yields the protein MAESQELLLQLQKDNRDGRLRKQELEELVRGLEAESESLTGRLQDLRERERSLQRKRSQAARAQRGEAREAARERAERARALLEAAEQHKQDLEQHNRQLQEQWEELSSQKQLEMVEAKHAKQAEGLRQGVQRTEEAWASFQEQSGVLQELQGKVMEAAATLDASRGGPELCDSQPRRMQDCAGSLMEEVAKADCERRLFGGTCGAGLRLWALGALQTLLLLPLGFLALPMLCLMLVNPSALRGGLPRFDLDAAFRGLRYTLSPLLQLRARGLLPA